In Niallia sp. FSL W8-0635, one genomic interval encodes:
- the thrC gene encoding threonine synthase, producing the protein MRWKGLLEEYKEYLPINESTPMLTLNEGNTPLIKLDKLSEEWGVELYVKTEGTNPTGSFKDRGMVMAVAKAKEEGNSTVICASTGNTSAAAAAYATRAGMRCIVVIPEGKIAMGKLAQAVMYGAEIIAIEGNFDQALQMVRKISETEPVALVNSVNPYRLEGQKTAAFEVCDQLGAAPDILAIPVGNAGNISAYWKGFKEYHEVKQTGLPKIHGFEAAGAAAIVHNRVFENPETIATAIRIGNPASWKLAVQAQEESNGIIDEVTDEEIVAAYRTIAATEGIFAEPGSCASIAGVYKHIQSGKIPKGSKIVAILTGNGLKDPNTAIDVSPIKPVVLPNDEKAVANHIKGVVHI; encoded by the coding sequence ATGAGATGGAAGGGCCTTTTAGAAGAATATAAAGAATATTTGCCAATAAATGAATCTACACCAATGTTAACATTAAATGAAGGAAATACGCCATTAATAAAGCTAGATAAGCTATCAGAGGAGTGGGGCGTAGAGCTTTATGTCAAAACAGAAGGAACTAATCCTACGGGTTCTTTTAAAGATAGAGGAATGGTAATGGCGGTTGCTAAGGCGAAGGAAGAAGGAAACTCAACCGTGATCTGTGCGTCTACTGGTAATACATCTGCAGCGGCAGCGGCATATGCTACTCGTGCAGGAATGCGTTGTATTGTAGTTATTCCAGAAGGGAAAATCGCGATGGGTAAACTTGCGCAAGCTGTAATGTATGGTGCAGAGATAATTGCGATTGAAGGGAATTTTGATCAGGCCTTACAAATGGTGCGGAAAATTAGCGAAACAGAACCAGTAGCGCTCGTAAATTCTGTGAATCCATATCGCTTAGAGGGTCAAAAAACGGCAGCATTTGAAGTATGTGATCAGTTGGGTGCTGCACCAGATATATTGGCAATCCCAGTTGGAAATGCTGGAAATATCAGTGCTTATTGGAAAGGGTTTAAAGAATATCATGAAGTTAAGCAAACTGGACTTCCAAAAATCCATGGTTTTGAGGCAGCAGGAGCAGCAGCGATTGTGCATAACCGTGTTTTTGAAAATCCAGAAACAATTGCGACAGCGATTCGCATTGGTAATCCAGCAAGCTGGAAGTTAGCTGTTCAAGCACAAGAAGAATCAAATGGTATCATTGATGAGGTAACAGATGAAGAAATAGTAGCTGCGTATCGTACAATTGCTGCTACAGAAGGTATATTTGCGGAACCAGGTTCCTGTGCATCCATTGCAGGTGTGTATAAGCATATCCAAAGTGGAAAAATTCCAAAAGGAAGCAAAATAGTAGCTATTCTTACAGGAAATGGCTTAAAGGATCCAAATACAGCGATTGATGTTAGTCCGATAAAGCCAGTAGTTCTTCCTAATGATGAAAAGGCTGTAGCCAACCATATCAAAGGAGTCGTTCATATATGA
- a CDS encoding homoserine dehydrogenase, which translates to METISIGLLGLGTVGSGVVKIIENHQDKIMHQVGCPVKVNKILVKNINKERDVELKDILLTVDANDILDDPEIDVVIEVMGGIEETKNILLKALKNKKQVVTANKDLMAVHGAELLQAASQNNCDLFYEASVAGGIPILRGLVDGLASDRIIKLMGIVNGTTNFILTKMSQQQRAYEDVLLEAQQLGFAESDPTSDVEGLDAARKMTILATLGFSMNIGLEDVKVEGITNVTDEDIQYGKQLGYTMKLIGIAQRQAEKVEVSVQPTFIIDSHPLASVHNEYNAVYVYGEAVGETMFYGPGAGSLPTATAVVSDLVNVLKNMRLGVNGKGAIAPQFKKKLKDADEMFSKYFLRLQVKDEVGVFAEITSIFSQHGVSFEKILQLPVKEKGLAEIVLVTHHASLLNYENILLELRDLASVRTVKSSYRVEGGIK; encoded by the coding sequence ATGGAGACAATCTCAATTGGACTACTCGGACTAGGAACTGTTGGATCGGGCGTTGTAAAAATTATCGAGAATCATCAGGATAAAATTATGCATCAGGTTGGATGTCCTGTGAAAGTAAACAAAATTCTCGTCAAAAATATAAATAAGGAGCGAGATGTAGAGTTAAAGGATATTCTCTTAACGGTTGACGCAAATGATATTCTGGATGATCCGGAAATAGATGTGGTTATTGAAGTAATGGGTGGGATTGAAGAGACAAAAAACATCTTACTTAAAGCGTTAAAAAATAAAAAGCAAGTAGTAACTGCGAATAAAGATTTAATGGCTGTCCATGGAGCAGAGCTTTTACAAGCAGCTTCTCAGAACAATTGTGATTTATTTTACGAGGCAAGTGTTGCTGGGGGTATTCCTATCTTAAGAGGTTTGGTGGATGGATTAGCTTCTGATCGGATCATTAAATTGATGGGAATAGTGAACGGTACAACTAATTTTATTTTAACAAAAATGAGTCAACAGCAACGAGCCTATGAAGATGTCTTATTAGAAGCACAGCAATTAGGATTTGCGGAAAGTGACCCTACGTCAGATGTAGAAGGACTGGATGCAGCTAGAAAAATGACAATTTTAGCGACACTTGGTTTTTCCATGAATATCGGCTTAGAAGATGTGAAGGTAGAAGGAATAACAAATGTAACAGATGAAGATATTCAGTATGGAAAGCAGTTAGGATACACAATGAAGTTAATTGGTATCGCTCAAAGACAGGCAGAAAAAGTAGAGGTTAGTGTACAGCCGACATTTATTATTGATAGTCATCCATTGGCATCCGTTCATAATGAATATAATGCTGTATATGTATATGGGGAAGCTGTTGGGGAAACGATGTTTTATGGTCCTGGTGCAGGTAGTTTACCGACTGCAACAGCCGTTGTGTCTGATTTAGTGAATGTATTAAAAAACATGCGATTAGGTGTTAATGGAAAAGGCGCGATTGCCCCGCAATTTAAAAAGAAGCTAAAAGACGCAGATGAAATGTTCTCTAAATACTTCTTGCGTCTCCAAGTAAAGGATGAGGTCGGTGTATTTGCCGAAATTACCTCTATTTTCTCACAACATGGGGTAAGCTTTGAGAAAATTCTTCAATTACCTGTGAAGGAAAAAGGCCTAGCGGAGATTGTCTTAGTGACACATCATGCATCTTTATTAAACTATGAAAATATTTTATTAGAATTAAGGGATTTAGCATCTGTTCGAACAGTCAAAAGTTCATATCGAGTTGAAGGGGGCATAAAGTAA
- the yutH gene encoding spore coat putative kinase YutH, which produces MIRNILYAKYGIDVEEETRIGHYEACISGGKLYTLVPVGRIEEEELMERDQLATHIYQSGDRQVSMLLESKEGDKHTEIEEQQYCVLINDRLRSFRSRQLGRKLGKFHFRGRTVQFGVQKISRMGQWKSMWEQRMDQMEGFWNSMLYKQPESEFDKLFLESFPYYMGIAENAIQYLVDTELDDDPSAVDSGTICYNRFTKDTWDGEYYIKNPFDWVFDHCGRDLAEWTRDRYFRNIKTYHREVKTFYEEYQSVMPLSSFAWRLIYARLLFPIHYVECVENYYSSTHEADRLFLEERLKKMLNQSRELEIFLKEFYLNTEVPVKTMKIPIVTWL; this is translated from the coding sequence ATGATTCGTAATATTTTATATGCAAAATATGGGATTGATGTAGAAGAAGAAACTAGAATAGGTCATTATGAAGCCTGTATTAGTGGAGGAAAGCTATATACACTCGTTCCCGTTGGAAGGATAGAGGAAGAGGAGCTTATGGAAAGAGACCAGCTTGCTACACATATATACCAAAGTGGCGATCGGCAGGTAAGTATGCTATTAGAGTCAAAGGAGGGGGATAAACACACAGAAATAGAGGAACAGCAATATTGTGTGCTTATAAATGATCGGTTGCGGTCTTTTCGGTCTCGACAACTAGGTAGAAAGCTGGGAAAGTTTCATTTTAGAGGCAGAACGGTTCAATTTGGCGTGCAAAAAATTAGCAGAATGGGACAATGGAAAAGCATGTGGGAACAAAGAATGGATCAAATGGAAGGATTCTGGAACAGTATGTTATATAAACAGCCAGAAAGTGAATTCGATAAGCTATTTCTAGAATCCTTCCCATATTATATGGGGATCGCTGAGAACGCAATCCAGTATCTTGTTGACACAGAGCTAGATGACGATCCAAGTGCTGTGGACAGTGGAACGATTTGTTATAATCGCTTTACTAAAGATACATGGGACGGAGAATATTACATCAAGAACCCGTTTGATTGGGTTTTTGATCATTGTGGTAGAGATCTTGCTGAATGGACAAGAGACCGTTATTTTAGAAATATTAAAACGTATCATAGAGAAGTAAAAACATTCTATGAAGAATATCAAAGTGTTATGCCATTAAGCTCTTTTGCTTGGAGATTAATATACGCAAGATTGTTATTCCCCATTCATTATGTGGAATGTGTGGAAAATTATTATTCTTCTACACATGAAGCTGATCGACTGTTTCTAGAAGAACGGCTAAAAAAAATGCTTAATCAATCAAGAGAATTAGAAATATTTCTCAAGGAATTTTATCTAAACACGGAAGTTCCCGTTAAAACGATGAAGATACCGATTGTTACATGGTTATAA
- a CDS encoding phosphatidylglycerophosphatase A family protein: protein MSLKDLTEKTARKWLHERGVNIEDIAELVYLLQEKYHKDLKMEDCIHNVERVLSKREVQNAIITGIQLDILAEKKLLESPLQEIVEMDEGLYGVDEVLAFSIVNVYGSIGFTNYGYVDKLKPGILQKLNDKSSGECHTFLDDIVGAIAAAASSRLAHRAKGEE, encoded by the coding sequence ATGTCATTAAAGGACCTAACAGAAAAAACAGCTAGAAAGTGGTTACATGAACGTGGAGTTAACATAGAGGATATTGCGGAGCTTGTCTATCTTTTACAAGAGAAATATCATAAAGATTTAAAAATGGAAGATTGTATCCATAATGTGGAACGAGTCTTATCAAAACGAGAGGTTCAAAACGCGATTATTACAGGGATCCAATTAGATATACTTGCAGAAAAGAAGCTACTAGAATCCCCCCTACAAGAAATTGTGGAAATGGATGAAGGGCTTTATGGCGTGGATGAAGTACTTGCATTTTCTATTGTTAATGTTTATGGTTCCATTGGATTTACGAATTACGGATATGTAGATAAATTAAAACCTGGAATTTTACAAAAGCTAAATGATAAGAGTTCTGGCGAATGTCATACTTTTTTAGATGACATTGTAGGAGCCATCGCAGCCGCAGCTTCAAGTAGACTAGCTCACCGTGCTAAAGGGGAAGAATAA
- a CDS encoding TIGR01457 family HAD-type hydrolase, whose amino-acid sequence MKAYKGYLIDLDGTMYRGTEVIEEAAAFVKRLIAAKIPYLYVTNNSTKTPEQVAQKLREFDIPAKASEVFTSAMASANYIAEKSPEANVFMIGEEGLRQALEDKSLKLITDSNNVDYVVAGLDQQITYEKLTVACLAVRNGASFIITNGDTALPSERGLLPGNGAITSVISVSTQQQPVVIGKPEAIIVSQAIKLLNLPKEDVLMVGDNYQTDILAGINANMDTLLVHTGVTTKEQLGEYSTQPTYTMDSLSDWVIKK is encoded by the coding sequence ATGAAAGCTTATAAAGGATATCTAATCGATTTAGATGGTACGATGTATCGAGGAACAGAAGTGATTGAAGAGGCTGCAGCATTTGTAAAGCGATTAATTGCTGCAAAAATTCCTTATCTTTATGTCACGAACAATTCAACGAAAACACCAGAACAGGTAGCGCAAAAGCTACGAGAATTTGATATACCAGCAAAAGCAAGTGAGGTTTTTACTTCCGCTATGGCATCAGCAAACTATATTGCTGAAAAATCACCTGAGGCAAATGTATTTATGATTGGTGAGGAAGGGCTTCGACAAGCATTAGAAGATAAAAGCTTAAAGCTAATTACAGATTCTAATAATGTCGATTATGTGGTTGCTGGGCTTGACCAGCAGATTACCTATGAAAAACTGACAGTAGCTTGTCTTGCCGTACGCAATGGGGCAAGTTTTATTATTACAAATGGTGATACAGCTTTGCCTAGTGAACGGGGTTTATTGCCAGGTAATGGTGCTATTACATCCGTTATTTCAGTAAGTACACAGCAACAGCCAGTCGTTATTGGAAAGCCGGAAGCTATCATTGTGTCTCAAGCAATTAAATTATTGAATCTGCCTAAAGAGGATGTTTTGATGGTAGGAGATAACTATCAGACGGACATTCTGGCTGGTATTAATGCAAATATGGATACACTCTTAGTTCATACAGGAGTAACGACGAAAGAGCAATTAGGCGAATACTCGACACAGCCAACCTATACGATGGATAGCTTAAGTGATTGGGTTATAAAAAAATAA
- a CDS encoding DUF86 domain-containing protein → MYFVDREKIDEQLCYYQELIRQFENQDNWNTFIEKVALERITHMMIEVILDVGNSMIDGFIMRDPGSYDDIVDILTDEKVITLEIAQDMKELILWRKQLVHHYTDIKHQELAAAFTEKMHSIKSFIPSVKEYLTHELGPVSAFRK, encoded by the coding sequence ATGTATTTTGTGGATAGAGAAAAAATAGACGAACAATTATGCTATTACCAAGAACTTATCCGTCAATTTGAAAATCAGGATAATTGGAATACCTTTATCGAGAAAGTGGCATTGGAAAGAATAACACATATGATGATTGAAGTCATTTTAGATGTAGGAAATAGCATGATTGATGGGTTTATTATGAGAGATCCTGGGAGCTACGATGATATTGTAGATATACTTACAGATGAAAAAGTAATTACTTTAGAAATAGCGCAAGATATGAAGGAATTAATTCTTTGGAGAAAACAGCTTGTCCATCATTATACGGATATTAAACATCAAGAATTGGCTGCTGCATTTACAGAAAAAATGCATTCGATAAAATCGTTTATTCCTTCTGTGAAAGAATACTTGACTCATGAACTTGGTCCTGTATCTGCATTTAGAAAATAA
- a CDS encoding EAL domain-containing protein — MKYQENIYSRLFNWGKLLLPAKFIKFFPPSFVLRDPIIHQVEKAMNHGYEVAVVVIDITNLHRIKQQLEVAVYLDYIRFLKKTFRTTIQSLDVSNEILAIHDYSPNGLTMFIKWQQGTECLALLDNLIRNIIHKVEDVFRETGRVQPVFNTGYMFTEKKYAYLQDAIQTAYELALAMAHKRSDTEFNKLVHTLSDIVANKSINLLAQPIMDVETNKIHACEMLTRGPKGSALENPLQLFSLARQTKFLYDLEMIVLEKAFEQIQQTKWRHNIFINFTPVTIGNPRFVKDIQNVIRRFKGISPRKITIEITERDSFEGLEHFTNNLKVLRMLGFLIAVDDTGAGYASLNSISEIMPDIIKIDRSVIQNIDKNSVKESMLKGLLLIAKEVGSIVVAEGIESAEEASVLSKNKVDLAQGYFYARPTSLSDHLQIS; from the coding sequence ATGAAATATCAAGAAAATATATATTCAAGGTTATTTAATTGGGGGAAATTATTACTTCCGGCAAAATTCATAAAGTTTTTTCCGCCATCTTTTGTGTTGCGAGACCCCATTATTCATCAAGTAGAAAAAGCGATGAACCATGGATATGAAGTGGCAGTTGTTGTAATCGATATAACAAACTTACATAGAATTAAGCAACAATTAGAAGTGGCGGTTTATTTAGATTATATTCGTTTTCTAAAAAAAACATTTCGTACAACAATACAATCATTGGATGTTTCAAATGAAATTCTTGCTATTCATGATTATAGTCCGAATGGATTAACCATGTTTATTAAATGGCAGCAAGGAACGGAGTGTTTAGCACTTCTAGATAATTTAATAAGAAACATTATACATAAGGTCGAAGATGTCTTTCGTGAAACAGGAAGAGTTCAACCTGTTTTTAATACAGGGTATATGTTTACCGAGAAAAAATATGCCTATCTTCAAGATGCCATTCAAACAGCTTATGAGTTAGCTCTTGCAATGGCACATAAAAGGTCTGATACAGAATTTAATAAATTAGTGCATACATTAAGCGATATTGTTGCCAATAAAAGCATCAACCTATTGGCCCAACCAATCATGGATGTCGAGACAAATAAAATCCATGCCTGCGAAATGCTGACAAGAGGGCCAAAAGGATCGGCATTAGAAAATCCTCTTCAACTATTCTCATTAGCAAGACAAACGAAGTTTTTGTATGATCTTGAAATGATTGTTCTTGAAAAAGCATTTGAACAAATTCAGCAGACCAAATGGAGGCACAATATCTTTATCAACTTTACACCTGTTACGATAGGAAACCCAAGATTTGTTAAAGATATTCAAAATGTAATTCGTCGATTTAAAGGGATTTCACCACGGAAAATTACGATTGAGATAACAGAAAGAGATTCATTTGAAGGCTTAGAGCACTTTACCAATAACCTTAAGGTGTTAAGAATGCTTGGATTTTTAATTGCGGTTGATGATACGGGAGCAGGTTATGCAAGCCTTAATTCTATAAGCGAAATTATGCCAGATATCATTAAAATTGATCGGTCTGTCATCCAGAATATTGATAAAAATTCGGTGAAGGAATCGATGTTAAAAGGATTGCTTCTTATCGCAAAAGAAGTGGGCTCGATTGTGGTTGCAGAAGGAATCGAAAGTGCAGAGGAAGCCTCTGTTTTATCTAAGAATAAAGTTGATTTAGCCCAAGGATATTTCTATGCCAGACCAACTAGCTTAAGTGATCATTTACAAATTTCATAA
- a CDS encoding YutD family protein: MVCINNHCYELIEERKSGFNEEAFKNRFSDILTKYDYIVGDWGYGQLRLRGFFDDHNQKSSFDTKISTLTEYLYEYCNFGCAYFVVKKTK; encoded by the coding sequence TTGGTTTGTATTAATAATCATTGTTATGAACTGATTGAAGAAAGAAAATCAGGTTTTAATGAAGAAGCATTTAAAAATAGATTTAGCGATATATTAACGAAATATGATTATATTGTCGGAGATTGGGGTTATGGACAATTAAGACTACGTGGCTTTTTTGATGATCATAATCAAAAATCAAGCTTTGACACGAAGATAAGTACATTAACAGAGTACTTGTATGAATATTGTAATTTTGGCTGTGCCTATTTTGTAGTGAAAAAAACGAAATAG
- the lipA gene encoding lipoyl synthase, which translates to MSEKKQEYLRKPEWLKIKLNTNENYTGLKKMMKEKQLHTVCEEAKCPNIHECWAVRRTATFMILGDTCTRACRFCAVKTGLPTELDWQEPERVADSVYAMNLKHVVITAVARDDLKDGGAAVFAETVRAIRRKNPFTSIEVLPSDMGGVEENLRLLMDAKPDILNHNIETVERLTPRVRARAKYHRSLEFLRRAKEMQPNIPTKSSIMIGLGETKEEIIATMDNLRENKVDIMTIGQYLQPTAKHLKVQKYYHPDEFKELKEIALSKGFSHCEAGPLVRSSYHADEQVNEAKKNQQLAEHAKEA; encoded by the coding sequence GTGTCTGAAAAAAAACAAGAGTATTTACGCAAACCAGAATGGTTGAAAATTAAATTAAATACGAATGAAAACTATACTGGTTTGAAAAAAATGATGAAGGAAAAGCAACTACATACGGTTTGTGAGGAAGCGAAATGTCCAAATATTCATGAATGTTGGGCTGTTAGAAGAACCGCTACATTTATGATTTTAGGAGATACTTGTACAAGAGCATGTCGTTTTTGTGCAGTAAAAACAGGCTTACCGACTGAGCTAGATTGGCAAGAACCAGAAAGAGTTGCAGATTCTGTTTATGCGATGAATTTAAAGCATGTCGTTATTACGGCTGTTGCAAGAGACGATTTAAAAGATGGTGGAGCAGCTGTATTTGCAGAAACAGTTCGTGCCATTCGCAGGAAAAATCCATTCACCAGCATTGAAGTATTACCTTCTGATATGGGAGGCGTAGAAGAAAACCTACGTTTATTAATGGATGCTAAGCCTGATATCTTAAACCATAACATAGAAACAGTTGAAAGATTGACCCCTAGAGTACGTGCAAGAGCAAAATATCATCGTTCCCTTGAATTTCTACGCAGAGCAAAGGAAATGCAGCCTAATATACCGACAAAGTCTAGTATTATGATCGGTTTAGGAGAAACAAAAGAAGAAATTATTGCAACGATGGATAATCTTAGAGAAAATAAAGTGGATATTATGACAATTGGTCAATATTTACAGCCAACTGCAAAGCATCTAAAGGTTCAAAAATATTACCATCCAGATGAATTTAAAGAATTGAAAGAAATTGCATTGAGCAAAGGCTTTAGTCATTGTGAAGCGGGACCATTAGTTCGTTCTTCTTATCATGCAGATGAGCAAGTAAATGAAGCGAAAAAAAATCAACAATTGGCAGAACATGCAAAAGAAGCTTAA
- a CDS encoding M23 family metallopeptidase encodes MFLIIILMFLLPTTVTYANENTDDPYAKRMELYNKVEALYQIPWYYIAAVDQYERNIRYARKDLPKAKGLTGIYFTKEKWAGIINPDSEDANPLTIPLFGGLGADGNGDGKADRFNDEDILSAFSNYISQYGVDEDNFRIGLWNYYKRDKTVSIIMGKAAIYKHFGRLNLDDHAFPLPLRSNHSYRSTWGDARGWGGKRIHEGTDIFANYGVPVKATSYGIVEMKGWNNYGGWRIGIRDINNNYHYFAHLSGFSKEIKTGMIVEPGMIIGGVGSSGYGPPGTSGKFPPHLHYGIYKDNGYTEWSYDPYAHLRLWERQELIRARNKK; translated from the coding sequence ATGTTTTTAATCATTATACTTATGTTTTTACTACCTACCACTGTCACATATGCTAATGAAAATACAGATGATCCTTACGCAAAAAGGATGGAACTTTATAACAAAGTCGAAGCATTGTATCAAATACCTTGGTATTATATAGCTGCCGTCGACCAATATGAGAGAAATATTCGCTACGCAAGAAAAGATCTCCCAAAAGCGAAAGGACTTACTGGGATTTATTTTACAAAAGAAAAATGGGCCGGCATTATCAATCCAGATTCAGAGGATGCCAATCCTTTAACCATTCCCTTATTTGGAGGACTTGGTGCAGATGGTAATGGCGATGGAAAAGCAGATCGATTTAATGACGAAGATATCCTCTCCGCCTTTTCCAATTATATAAGTCAATATGGAGTCGATGAAGATAACTTTAGGATTGGCCTATGGAATTACTATAAACGGGATAAAACAGTAAGTATCATTATGGGTAAAGCCGCCATATACAAGCACTTTGGCAGACTAAACCTTGATGATCATGCTTTTCCTCTACCTTTAAGAAGTAATCATAGCTATCGTAGCACTTGGGGGGATGCACGTGGCTGGGGAGGAAAACGAATCCATGAAGGAACAGACATTTTTGCAAACTATGGAGTACCTGTCAAAGCGACTTCCTATGGTATTGTAGAAATGAAAGGTTGGAATAATTATGGTGGATGGAGAATTGGAATCAGGGATATTAATAATAACTATCATTATTTTGCCCATTTAAGTGGTTTCTCTAAAGAAATAAAAACAGGTATGATTGTTGAGCCTGGTATGATTATTGGAGGAGTCGGCAGTTCAGGATATGGTCCACCAGGAACTTCTGGTAAATTTCCACCTCATCTTCATTATGGGATCTATAAAGATAATGGATATACAGAATGGTCATATGATCCATATGCACATTTACGATTATGGGAAAGACAAGAACTGATACGAGCACGAAATAAAAAATAA
- a CDS encoding HD-GYP domain-containing protein, with amino-acid sequence MRLVGTKNIKEGATLAKPILNDRGKVLVNSGVQLEQRVIQRLLDFGVSYVYLEDKNTKDIKVNPTISEQVKMEAMQTIEKSFDAIKKTDSANISMVMEKSTPVFKKLVDKVLSELKSHDDLTSIMSDVYLYDNYIFSHSLNVTIYTLALGLELKLPPKQMEILGLGAILHDIGKMSIPLDILMKPGKLTAEEYEIIKNHAEAGFEILRKVQSLPLLVSHCAYQHHERLNGSGYPRGLKEEEIHLFGKIIAVADVFDAITSNRVYHDALLPHEALEILYTGSSRLYDAKIVEAFRRSVVLYPNGLSVKLSNGEKGIVCNQNKGMNERPIIRIIEREGKEISPYDLDLKENLSIVITECDTIQTPL; translated from the coding sequence ATGAGATTAGTTGGGACGAAGAATATAAAAGAAGGTGCTACCTTAGCTAAGCCCATATTAAATGATCGTGGAAAAGTGTTAGTGAATAGTGGGGTACAGTTAGAGCAAAGGGTTATACAAAGGTTACTTGATTTTGGCGTCAGTTACGTATACTTAGAAGATAAGAATACAAAGGATATCAAAGTGAATCCTACGATTTCAGAGCAGGTGAAAATGGAAGCGATGCAAACCATTGAGAAAAGTTTTGATGCTATCAAAAAGACAGATTCCGCAAATATTTCAATGGTGATGGAGAAAAGTACCCCAGTTTTTAAGAAGCTAGTAGATAAAGTATTATCAGAACTGAAGAGCCATGACGATCTTACTTCTATTATGTCGGATGTTTATCTATATGATAATTATATTTTTTCCCACAGTTTAAATGTTACCATTTATACGTTAGCATTAGGTCTAGAATTAAAACTCCCTCCTAAGCAGATGGAAATTCTAGGTTTAGGTGCTATTTTGCATGATATTGGCAAAATGAGTATTCCTTTGGACATATTAATGAAACCTGGAAAATTAACGGCAGAAGAATATGAAATAATTAAAAATCATGCAGAAGCAGGATTTGAGATACTAAGAAAAGTTCAGTCTTTACCTCTATTAGTTTCCCATTGTGCTTACCAGCATCATGAACGCTTAAATGGTTCTGGTTATCCTAGAGGGTTGAAGGAAGAGGAAATACACTTATTCGGAAAAATCATAGCTGTAGCCGATGTTTTCGATGCGATTACTTCTAATCGTGTTTATCACGATGCATTATTGCCCCATGAGGCGTTAGAAATATTATATACGGGGTCAAGCCGGCTATATGATGCGAAAATTGTCGAAGCTTTTAGACGATCCGTTGTTCTTTACCCGAATGGTTTAAGTGTAAAGTTAAGCAATGGAGAAAAAGGAATTGTTTGCAACCAAAATAAGGGAATGAATGAACGGCCAATCATACGAATAATAGAAAGAGAGGGAAAAGAAATCTCTCCGTATGATTTAGATTTAAAAGAAAATCTTTCTATTGTCATAACAGAATGTGATACCATTCAAACTCCTTTATAA
- a CDS encoding YunC family protein produces the protein MIDVYPVDIDGHTFIAVSVLLPKTTLLAVKNDKGYIMCGALDVGLLNDKLKDRKIIAGRAVGVRTIEQLLEAPLESVTIEAEAYGIQKGMIGKEALLKMI, from the coding sequence ATGATTGATGTATACCCTGTTGATATCGATGGACATACTTTTATTGCGGTCTCAGTGCTATTGCCTAAAACTACTTTGCTTGCTGTAAAAAATGATAAAGGTTATATCATGTGTGGAGCGCTAGATGTAGGATTGTTAAATGATAAGCTGAAAGACCGAAAAATAATTGCTGGCAGAGCTGTTGGAGTTAGAACGATTGAGCAATTACTGGAGGCACCTTTAGAATCCGTTACAATTGAAGCTGAAGCTTATGGAATCCAAAAAGGTATGATTGGGAAAGAAGCATTGTTGAAAATGATCTGA